AAACCCTTATTCTTGTAAACGTCATCAATATTGTGGTGGGTCTGCTGGTTACCCTCTTCCTTTTCGCAGCTATGTTCAAAATCCTGCCGGATGTTGAACTGCAGTGGAAATCGGTCTGGGTAGGAGCGGCCGTAACAGCGGCACTTTTTACGCTGGGAAAATATATCCTGACTTTTTATTTCGATAAATTCAACCCCAGTTCCTCTTTCGGTACGGCAGGAACCATTATTTTACTGCTTCTCTGGATCAATTACAGCTTCCAGATTATTTTTTTCGGGGCAGAGTTCACCAAAGTATATACCAAAACAATGGGCTATAAGCTTAAGCTTTCAAAACATGCAAAATGGAGCCCTCAGATCGTTCCGGAAGAAGATGCTAAAGAGGTGGTATCCGGTATTGAATCTTCGCACGATACGGCAAATAAAACAGCGAATGATACCATGGTTTAACTAACCAATCAGTCCTGCTGCTGAAAACAGTATTTACAGTAGAGATTATTAAGGATTTGTGAATATCCGGAGCCCATGTGTAATGATAAAAAGGAAAATAATTCCTGTTATCTGCAGAGGGAGGGTCTTTTTTATCCTAAGGTCTTAAATTAATTCAGTTCAATCTCCGCCCGGTCATTCGGGCGGAGATTTTTTATACCGCAGGCTGCAATTGTATTTCTTTCCGGCAGCTGATTTATTTTTACGGAAAATCCGGCAGGCATCAGGGAAAACTTACGGTGATAATGTAAATGCCGTATCCTTATTTTCCGTCAGTCAGGATCCCGATTTCAGCGGCTGTGCAGACATTCCCGGATACCAGTCCGGCAGCCGTAAAGCGGATATAGCGGGCCGCAACCGTTTCCCTGAATACTACCTGCTGTTCCACGGGGTTTGCCTTGATGTTAGAAAATTCCCCTTCTGCTGCACACTGCCAGTGTACACCGTCCGTACCGGTTTCAATCCGGTAATGGCTTACGGTTCCGCTTACGTTTCCGTCCTGGCGGGGAAGATAGGTGAACCCTCTCAGGTTCTGATTTTTGCCGGTATCAATCACCATCTGTACAGGTGCTGACGGAGAATGGACCTGGGAACTGATCCAGAACGTTTCCGGATGGTCATCAACAGCATAGACCGCCGGATGTGCCGTATCAGAAGACAGTGGCTGTATGATTTTCCAGCCTGATTTTACGGGACCGAATGCAAGGAAAGCCGTTTCACTCTGCCGGCTGCCGCGAACGGATATTGCTTTTACCGTTCCGTCATGAACCATTATGAAAGGTTTACGGTACCGTAAAGATTTTGAAGTGGGAGCCATGCCGTCAAGCGTATAATAAATGACGGAAGAAGGCTGAGGGGAGGATAGGGTGACTTTTCCTTCAGAGCTGCGGCGGATTACAGGCTTTTCAGGCATTTCGGGTTCATTGTACAGTCCGAAATCACTTAAGGCCACTGCAACGGGAGACTGGGTAATCTTGAGTTTCACTCCCGCCGTGGTAATCCTTTTCGGAAGGCGGATAAGCCGGTTGGGCCCGATGCTGGTGGAGGCGGCAATCTTTTCCCATTTCCCGTTGAGGAGCGCTTCCAGGGTAAAAGCTTCTATGCGCTGCCCCAGCTTTATATTCTCCCGCAAACGGATGACGTTGAACGTTTTTTCAGCAGGCAGCATGACCGTGAGTTCAGGCAGGTGTACTTCGTCATCGGTGGCCCAGTACGTATACCGGTCCGGGTCGAGCAGATGCTGCGGTCCGTATCCAGAGAGATTATTTCCCCTGACATTACTGGCATGCAGTGCCGCCCCTTCCGCAAGATTCAGGGCAAAAGTCTGTTTGAGGAGCTTTCCGAACTGCCGGAGCGAATTTACATCTTCGGGATTCAGCAGGCCTTCCGGGTTGGGTGACAATCCCAAATCAAGGCCGGCTCCTCTGCCGACACTCCTGTAATAGAGGTCCAGCAGTTCGGCGGGTGTCTTTACCCGGCTGTTTTCGCGGGCATGATAAAACCATCCCGGGCGAAGGGATACATCACACTCAGCAGGCATCCAGTAGGTTCCGTTGCGTGTACCTTCGGTTGCCATTTCATATTTGGTGAAGCCGTTGGCCGGCTTCTTTCCGTCTTCAGGGCTCTGCGGGTCATATGTAGCCCAGCAGGTTTCCCCGGCATGCCCCGCTTCATTTCCCACCCACCGGACATCCGGGCCTGCATCCCCGAAAATCACGGCTCCCGGCTGCATCTTCCGGGTAATGGCCCAGGTGGAGTCCCAGCCGTAATACGCAGCGCGATCAATTTTCCGGGTCTCGCGGGTATTTCCGTAATATCCGTCTCCGCCGTTGGCCCCGTCATGCCAGGAAATAAAAAGGTCGCCGTAACGGCTGTACAGTTCCCGGAGCTGTTCCCGGTACAGGTCAACATATTCCGGCGTTCCGTATAACGGGCTGTTGCGGTCCCATGGGGAGCAGTAAATCCCCATTTTCATCCCGAGTTTTTCACATGCTTTTTGATATTCTTTTACCATGTGCCCTTTTCCGTTTTTCCACGGGCTTTTGCGGATGCTGTACTCCGTGGTTTCCGTAGGCCAGAGGCACAGGCCGTCATGATGCTTGGCCACGACGATCACGCCTTTGAATCCGCCCTCTTTTGCCGCGGACACAATCTGCTCCGCATCAAACTTAGAAGGATTGATCAGCGAAGGGCTTTCATCCCCGTACCCCCATTCCCGGTCGGTATAAGTCCCGGTGCTGTAGTGGATGATGCAGTACATTTCCATTTCATGCCACCTCAGCTGTGCTTCGGAAGGCAGGGCACCGTAAGGCGGCAGAGTATCCTGGGCACGGCAGGGCAGCATGCCTAAGACTAAGATAATACCGGCTGTAATGATCCGTTTTCTCATGGTTTTTCATTGTTGGGATTATGGTCATGGTCCAGCATCGGGTGATCTGATGAAAGGAGCTTTGTGTGGCTGCTTTTCAGCTCATCAAAAACAAGTACTTCATTTTTCCCTTTTCTGAGCCAGGAAGCGGGCACGTAAATGGTCTGTTGCGGACCGATATTCCAGTATTTGCCCAGGTTATGTCCGTTCAGGAAGACAAAGCCTTTTCCAAAATTGCGCATATCCAGATATGTGTCGCCCAACTGCTGAAGGGTAAAAGTACCTTTGTATAGTACCGGACGGCTTTCCTTCATATCCATTTTTTCGCTGAAGGAAAATTTTCCTGTGTTTTTAAAAGGGAAACAATACATTTCCCATTCGGATATCTCCTGGCCGTCAACAGAAACGGATTCTGTAATCCCGTGGCGGTTATCATTGAGGAAAGGGCCGTAGTTGATGCGCCCGTTATTTTCCACCCACAGATCCAGAACGGACTCCGTAGAAATTCCGGTCAGATCCATAGTATTCTGGTTCAGCCTCCGGTCAAGGCTTCCTTTATAGCTGCCGTTTATATACACTTGGGCATAGTCCCTGAGCTCCTGAAGCTTCAGCAGTCCTCCTTTTTTGATCCGGGTGCGGTATAAAACAAAACCGTAAGCCTGGTCCAAGTCTTCAAAAGATAAGGGTTTGTCGGAACGCCGGGGCAGCGGAAGCTGACTGAACAGGTCTGCATACTGTTCCAGTGTAATATCCGGGATTCTGATGGCGGGTTTCTTAACAGGGACCGGCGGCAGTGACTGCCCTTCAGGAAGATATCCGGCAATCACCTTCCTGAAAGCATGGAATTTTTCGGTAGGGTTCCCGGCCTCATCGAGCGGCGCATCATAATCATAACTGGATACCTGTGGCGAATAAGGCATTTCTTTGTTCATATTCGCCCCGTTCATAAATCCTCGCGTGGTACCGCCGTGGAACATATACATATTTACGGATATTCCGGCGGCCAGCAGCTTATCCAGTGTTCTGGCCGATTGTTCTGACGATACATCCGCATGCTTTTTGCCCCAGTCGTCAAACCATCCGGGATACCATTCCGCCACATAGTATGGCCCTTTTCCATTATGGTAGGTATTGATGAGTGCCTTCACCTGTGCCGGATCCTCCAGTCCGTTAACGGCCGGAAGGTAACCGGGCAGATAGCCGGCAGGCATTTTTTCGGCACCGTCGCAGGTAAAAAGGATCCCGTCGAACCCCGCTTCCCTGAAGATCTTCCGGTTAAGGTCCATATAGTTTTTATCATCACTGTAGGACCCGTATTCGTTTTCGATCTGGATCATCAGGATATTGCCGCCGCGGGTAACCTGAAGCGGAATCAGCTGCTTCGCCAGTGCTTTGATATAGCGGGTATAGGCTGCTATAAATTTAGGATCGGTACTCCTTACTTTCATATCCCGTTCTTTCAGGAGCCACCAGGGATACCCTCCGAATTCCCATTCCGCACAGACGTACGGACTGGGGCGCAGCACCACCCACAAGCCTTCCTCACGGGCCGTCTTTACAAATTCGGCGATATCGCTGTTCCCGCTGAAATCATAGGTTCCCGGGGTTTCTTCATGCACGTTCCAGAATACATAGGTGCCTATCGTATTAAGGCCCATCGCTTTGGCCATCTTCATGCGGTCGCGCCAAGATTCCCTGGGGATGCGGGGGTAATGCATTTCCCCGGAGATCATCTGCAGGGGCTTTCCGTCCAGCAGGAAGTCGGATTTACCGAGGGTAAAAGTATGGCGGCCGGGCTTCTGGCCGTAAGAAAAAGTTCCTGCGCAGGAAAAGAACAGCATACACAGTATCGCATACAGTCTGTTCATATTTTTTGGTACCATATAAGATTCAGGCTTAATTGATTTCATCGTTCACCATACTGCAAATATAAACATGTGGTACTGAAGATACATTACTATTTTATATTTTTCAGCTCAATATACGCTTCCCTCAAAACAGCATCATTTAAAACTACTGTTTTTACAGATGGAAGCGCAGATAGGGCAGTTTGGATGTACATCAGTTCTCAAAGATAAAGTATGTCAAAAAAAAGCTTTCACTGTACAAAAATTACAGTAGAACTTACCTTTGAATATACGGTAATGAAAGATATGACTGCAGAAAAGCTTAACAGGATGGACTTAATTTCCCGGAAACTTTTTAAAAAAATATATTATCTCTTTTCAAAGCCTGTAAAATAACCGGCATTAAAAAAACTACCTGATCCATTAACCGGGCAGACATAATCCGGCCGGCTTACTCAGAGTACTTAGTATAAAGATAAGATTTATATTAATTATCAACAATTAATTTAATTTTTTGAAATGATTTATTGTTTTTTTGGTTTTAACAGGGCGGGGATTTTTTATGACAGGCCTCCGGCTGCAGTGCATTGTTGATGTAGGTGAAGGGCTTTCAGTGTTAGCTGCCATTGTTAATTATCCTTGGTGAAGAATGACAGAACCTGATGGTGGTGGTGATGCCTGAAGCTTTTGAAGACAAAGGCGGCCATGCCGTTATTTTTACCTATTTTTAAATGCACTTAAAACCATATGTTATGCTGCCCAAATACCGTTACCTGTTCTTTGCTGCTGCAGCCATTCTGGTCCTATCTGCGGGAACACTGCTCTTTACTTTGCTGTCCGGCAGTGACCCGGCTCCTGATTTTGAAGAGAAGAAAAAAGACCTGAACGGCATATTCTCCACCTATAACGGGAAAGTGTATGCCCTGGTGCCGAGCAACGGTTATTATGAGGTCAGCGGTGCCCGTCCGGAAACGTTCAGAATCCTGTCCGGTGAATACCGGGATTCCCATATCGGTTATGACGGCCGGTATGTCTATGCCGGAAACCTCATCCTGAAAGACTTACGGCCGGACCGGACTATTGCGATCGGGAATAATTATTATACCGACGGCACCACCACCTGGTACTGCAGCGGTATTTCGGAAACCGACGAATCGTTGGGTGCTCTTGCTTACACCATACAGTTTACCGGTTACCGGTGGGGCCTGAATGCGAAGCCGCAGAGCTACCGGTATCCCTCAGTGGAGCTTCCCAAAGGCGGAAAGTATCAGCCCAGGCTGGGCCAGGACATCGCAGTCAGCAGCCGGCAGGCATTCTATAAAGGACTGCCGATGCCTGAAGCAGATCCCGGGCAGTTGAGGCCCCTGATGATTCAGTACCGGGAGAGAGGCGAACGCCCCGGCGTTGATTATTTCACCGACGGAAAGCGGGTGTACTACCACCATCAGCTTCTGTCGCTGGCTTACAGTCCGGATCTTTA
The sequence above is a segment of the Chryseobacterium sp. JJR-5R genome. Coding sequences within it:
- a CDS encoding alpha-L-fucosidase, whose amino-acid sequence is MRKRIITAGIILVLGMLPCRAQDTLPPYGALPSEAQLRWHEMEMYCIIHYSTGTYTDREWGYGDESPSLINPSKFDAEQIVSAAKEGGFKGVIVVAKHHDGLCLWPTETTEYSIRKSPWKNGKGHMVKEYQKACEKLGMKMGIYCSPWDRNSPLYGTPEYVDLYREQLRELYSRYGDLFISWHDGANGGDGYYGNTRETRKIDRAAYYGWDSTWAITRKMQPGAVIFGDAGPDVRWVGNEAGHAGETCWATYDPQSPEDGKKPANGFTKYEMATEGTRNGTYWMPAECDVSLRPGWFYHARENSRVKTPAELLDLYYRSVGRGAGLDLGLSPNPEGLLNPEDVNSLRQFGKLLKQTFALNLAEGAALHASNVRGNNLSGYGPQHLLDPDRYTYWATDDEVHLPELTVMLPAEKTFNVIRLRENIKLGQRIEAFTLEALLNGKWEKIAASTSIGPNRLIRLPKRITTAGVKLKITQSPVAVALSDFGLYNEPEMPEKPVIRRSSEGKVTLSSPQPSSVIYYTLDGMAPTSKSLRYRKPFIMVHDGTVKAISVRGSRQSETAFLAFGPVKSGWKIIQPLSSDTAHPAVYAVDDHPETFWISSQVHSPSAPVQMVIDTGKNQNLRGFTYLPRQDGNVSGTVSHYRIETGTDGVHWQCAAEGEFSNIKANPVEQQVVFRETVAARYIRFTAAGLVSGNVCTAAEIGILTDGK
- a CDS encoding beta-galactosidase family protein, whose translation is MNRLYAILCMLFFSCAGTFSYGQKPGRHTFTLGKSDFLLDGKPLQMISGEMHYPRIPRESWRDRMKMAKAMGLNTIGTYVFWNVHEETPGTYDFSGNSDIAEFVKTAREEGLWVVLRPSPYVCAEWEFGGYPWWLLKERDMKVRSTDPKFIAAYTRYIKALAKQLIPLQVTRGGNILMIQIENEYGSYSDDKNYMDLNRKIFREAGFDGILFTCDGAEKMPAGYLPGYLPAVNGLEDPAQVKALINTYHNGKGPYYVAEWYPGWFDDWGKKHADVSSEQSARTLDKLLAAGISVNMYMFHGGTTRGFMNGANMNKEMPYSPQVSSYDYDAPLDEAGNPTEKFHAFRKVIAGYLPEGQSLPPVPVKKPAIRIPDITLEQYADLFSQLPLPRRSDKPLSFEDLDQAYGFVLYRTRIKKGGLLKLQELRDYAQVYINGSYKGSLDRRLNQNTMDLTGISTESVLDLWVENNGRINYGPFLNDNRHGITESVSVDGQEISEWEMYCFPFKNTGKFSFSEKMDMKESRPVLYKGTFTLQQLGDTYLDMRNFGKGFVFLNGHNLGKYWNIGPQQTIYVPASWLRKGKNEVLVFDELKSSHTKLLSSDHPMLDHDHNPNNEKP
- a CDS encoding DKNYY domain-containing protein, yielding MLPKYRYLFFAAAAILVLSAGTLLFTLLSGSDPAPDFEEKKKDLNGIFSTYNGKVYALVPSNGYYEVSGARPETFRILSGEYRDSHIGYDGRYVYAGNLILKDLRPDRTIAIGNNYYTDGTTTWYCSGISETDESLGALAYTIQFTGYRWGLNAKPQSYRYPSVELPKGGKYQPRLGQDIAVSSRQAFYKGLPMPEADPGQLRPLMIQYRERGERPGVDYFTDGKRVYYHHQLLSLAYSPDLYELGIEGDLPSRNTYLLDHRSGRVYVDDQPFDPSKAPYRLLGRSLIHSAHVLFTAKDGLYFYNAENKETERAGDHPFGQQPVEEMAPDVFRSGDKIYYLSVSESWGRKTGLQNRRTHLQELDGVRASELRKFPGGNPAYGSVWQSGHRYFYFDALGSSQLMQSALYEIKDASVARQLTAAADLRSDDLRDLMDSGALKEAGSTTVVTATTDYRKFGNLAYWIIGGIVLILLLSLTMKNKKKA